The Thiobacillus sp. genome contains the following window.
CTGGCCCACGTGGCCAAAGGGGGTGTGGCCCAGGTCGTGGGCCAGGGCAATGGTCTCGGTGAGGTCTTCGTCCAGGGACAGCATGCGGGCCAGGGTACGGCCGATCTGGGCCACTTCCAGGCTGTGGGTGAGGCGGGTGCGGAACAGGTCGCCCTCGTGGTTCACGAACACCTGGGTCTTGTATTCCAGGCGGCGGAAGGCGGTGGAATGGACGATGCGGTCCCGGTCCCGCTGGAATTCCGAGCGGGGGGCGGCAACGGGTTCCGGGTGCCGGCGTCCCCGGGTCTGGCTGGTCTGGGCAGCGTAGCTGGCCAGATCAGCCACGGGCCACGGCCTCGGTGAGGGTGGCCTTCAGGGCCGCCGGATCATAGTCGCCGCTGACGAAGGCCTCGCCCAGATGCTTGAACAACACGAAGCGGATCTTGCCGCCTTCCACCTTCTTGTCCACGCCCATGTATTCCATATAGGCGGCCTCCCCCAGGTCGGGGGCCACGGTGGGCAGGCCGGCCCGCCGGAACAGGGCGGCCATGCGGTCCACGTCGGCCTGGTTGATGAGGCCCATGCGCCAGGACAGGTCCGCCGCCAGCATGGTGCCGGCGGACACGCCTTCACCGTGGAGCCAGACGCCGTAGCCCATGCCCGCCTCGATGGCGTGGCCGAAGGTGTGGCCCAGGTTCAGCAGGGCCCGCTGGCCGGATTCCCGCTCGTCCGCCGCCACCACTTCCGCCTTGTGTTCGCAGGAGCGGCGGATGGCGTAAATGAGGGCCTCGGTATCCCGGGACACCAGCCGGTCCATATTCGCCTCCAGCCAGGCGAAGAAGGCCGCGTCCCGGATCAGGCCGTACTTGATGACCTCCGCCAGGCCGGCGGACAGTTCCCGATCGGGCAGGGTCTTGAGGGTGTCGGTGTCCGCCAGCACCAGTTGGGGCTGGTAGAAGGCGCCGATCATGTTCTTGCCCAGGGGGTGGTTGATGCCCGTCTTGCCCCCCACGGAGGAATCCACCTGGGCCAGCAGGGTGGTGGGCACCTGGATGAAGGGCATGCCCCGCTGGTAGCAGGCGGCGGCGAAGCCCGTCAGGTCGCCGATGACCCCGCCCCCCAGGGCCACCAGGGTGGTCTTGCGCTCCGCCCGCTGGGTGAGCAGGGCGTCGAAGATGAGGTTGAGGGTTTCCCAGCTCTTGTAGGCCTCGCCGTCGGGCAGCACCACGGAGTCCACCAGCACGCCCGCATTGCGCAGGGTCTGGCTGAAGCGTTCCAGGTACAGGGGCCCCACGGTGGTGTTGGTGACGATGACCGCCCGCTTCTGTTTCAGGAGGGGCAGCACCAGGCCGGCCTGGTCCAGGAGGCCAGGGCCGATGTGGATGGGATAGGAGCGATCGCCCAGGTCGACGCTCAGTGTCTGCATGGGGGTTTGCATTCAATTTCTCTGTCAAATTGCCGATAAGCGGGATGCCAAAACAGTCTTGTACACTCGGACACCCTTTGAAACCGATTATATCGGCGCTTCCGCCTCGGACGCCGCGACTCCCACTGCCGATAGCCATGTCGCCCGAACCCAGTTTCCGAACCTGTACGCCGGCCAAACCGTTGCAAACATACGTGTACGGGAGAACACCCTAATGAATCAGGCCATCCGCGACTGGTGGAAAACCCTGGCCCTCATCGCCCTGGTCTGGACGGGGCTCTTCGCCCTGCTGCACCCCACCGGCGCCAACATGGTGGCCATCTGGGAGCGGTCGGAAACCTATGCCCACGGTTACATCGTCCTGCCCATTGCCCTCTGGCTGGTATGGCGCAAACGCCATCTGCTCATGTCCACCCAGGCGGCACCGGACCTGCGCCTGCTGGTGCTGGCCATCGGCGCCGCCGGGCTCTGGCTGGCGGCCCGGCTCATGAGCGTGAACGTGGTGGAGCAGTATGCCTTCGTGGGCCTGCTCATCGTGGCCACCTGGATGCTGGTGGGCACCAAGACTTCCCGGGCCATGCTGTTCCCCCTGGCCTACCTGCTGCTGATGGTGCCCAACGGCGACAACTTCATGCCCGCTTTGATGGATTTCACCGCCGACTTCACGGTATTCATGGTGCGACTGATAGGCCTGCCGGTGTATCGGGACGGCACTTTCTTTTCCCTGCCCAGCGGCGACTGGAGCGTGGTGGAAGGCTGTTCGGGCATCCGCTACATCATCTCCTCCGTGACCCTGGGCCTGCTGTATGCCTATCTGACCTACCGCACCCCCTGGAAACGCTTCGCCTTTGCCGTCGCCTCCTTCGTGGTGCCCATCATCGCCAACGGTATGCGGGCCACTCTCATCGTGCTCATCGCCCACTACTCCGACATGACCATGGCCCTGGGGGTGGATCACTTCATCTATGGCTGGGTGTGGTTCGGCATCGTCATGCTCATCATGTTTGCCGTGGGCAACATCTGGCGCGAAGACACCCTGGACGAGGAACACCATGCCCCGCCCGCCATTTCTCCCAAACGGGCCATCGTGCCCGCCGGGGTGCTGCTGGCCGTTGTGGCCCTCTTCCCCATGTATGAAAGCCATCTCAGCAACCGGGAACCTCTGCCTTCCCCCCTGGCCCGGGTCACCCCTCCCGCCGACTGGACCGAAACCTCCACCCCGGTCACGGAATGGACACCCAACTGGGCCGGACTGGATGACCAGCGGATCCTGCATCTGCAACAGGGCGATGACCGGGTGATGCTGTTCCTGGGCTGGTATGGCGCCCAGCGCCAGGGGTCGGAACTGGTCAACTTCGACAACCAGCTGGTGCCCCAGAAGCACCCCATCTGGCGCAAGCCCACCGAGACCGGGCGCGTCGTCGAGATAGGTGGCCAGTCCCTGGACCTGCGCCAGGCCAAGGTGGATTCCCTGGTGCAGAACCAGAAAATGATGGTGTGGTACTGGAACCGCATGGCGGGCGAGTCCACCACCAGCGCCGCCCGCATCAAGGTGGCCCTGGGTCTGCGCACGCTGGGCGGAACCGACGATGCCGGTGCCGTGGTCATCATCGCGGCGCCTTACCAGGAAAGGCCGGAAACTGCGGAAGCTGTCCTGCGCCGTTTTGTCGCCGACCTGCAACCGTCCATCAACCCGGTACTGGACCACCGGGGACCATGACCGATACGCGTCCCCTCATCGCCCATGTGGTCTATCACTTCGGCACCGGCGGCATGGAAAACGGCATGGTCAATCTGTTCAACCACCTGCCGCCGGAGCGTTTCCGACACATGGTGATCAGCCTGGCCGGCTACGGCGACTTCCGCCACCGCATCACCGCCCAGGAGGTGGCCTTCCACGACCTGGGCAAGCGCCCTGGCCACGACTACAGCTGGATGGCCCGGCTGTACCGCCAGCTTCGCCAGCACCGCCCCGCCATCCTCCACACCCGCAACCTCAACGCCCTGGAAGCCCAGTTCGTGGGCGCGGCCTGCCGTGTGCCTGGCCGGGTCCACGGCGAGCACGGCCGGGACATGAGCGACATCGACGGCCGCAACTGGAAATACAACCTGCTGCGCCGCGCCGGCCGCCGGGTCGTGCACCGCTACATCGCGGTCAGCCGGGACCTGGAAGGCTGGCTGAAAAATACCGTGCACGTACCTGCCCCACGCATCACCCAGATATACAACGGCGTGGACCAGAAGCGCTTCCATCCCCGGGGCGACGAGTCCCGTCCCGAAGTGGGCCCGGACGGCTTTTTCGACGGCGCCACCTGCGTCATCGGCAGCCTGGGCCGCATGGTGGCGGTGAAGGACTACCCCACCCTGACGAAAGCCTTCATCCAGCTTTGCCAGCGCGCCGCCGACCCGCACGGCCTGCGCCTGGTCATCGTGGGGAATGGTCCGGCCATGGCCGAGTGCCAGGCCCTGTTGCACGCCGCGGGCCTGGGCGGCCAGGCCTGCTTTCCCGGCGATCGCACCGACACGCCGGACTGGCTGCGGGCCATGGACGTGTTCGTCCTGCCCTCCCTGGGGGAAGGGATTTCCAATACCATCCTGGAGGCCATGGCCACGGGCCTGCCCATCGTGGCCACACGGGTGGGCGGCACGCCGGAACTGGTGCGGCAAGGGGAAAACGGCAGCATGTGGTCCCCCGGAGACGTAACTGGCCTCGCAAACCTGCTGGCTGGCTACGTGGCCGATCCGGCCCGGCGTAAGGAAGAAGGCCGGGCCGCCCGACAGCGGGTCGAGCAGACATTCTCCTGGTACCGGGCCGCGGCGTCCTACCAGGCGGTTTATGAAAATCTACTCAGCAAAAAGCCATGACTGAAATCCTCTGCATCGTCGGCGCCCGACCGAATTTCATGAAAATCGCCCCCATCATGGCGGCCTTCGCGGACCAAGGCATCCGGGCCAAGCTGGTGCACACCGGCCAGCACTACGACCCGGCCATGAGCGACAGCTTCTTCGAGCAACTGGGCATTCCCCGCCCGGACGTGAACCTGGAGGTGGGTTCCGCCAGCCACGCGGTGCAGACCGCCGAGATCATGCGCGCCTTCGAGCCGGTGCTGGACCTGGAAAAGCCCAAGGCCGTGCTGGTGGTGGGGGACGTGAACTCCACCATCGCCTGCGCCCTGGTGGCGGCCAAGAAGGGCGTCAAGGTCATCCACGTGGAGGCAGGCCTGCGCAGCTACGACCGGGGCATGCCGGAGGAGATCAACCGGGTGCTCACCGACCAGATCTCCGACCTGCTGTTCACCACGGAGCGGGAGGCCCTGGCCAACCTGCAGAAGGAGGGCATCGCCGCCGAGCGGGTGCATTTCGTCGGCAACGTCATGATCGACACCCTGCTGGGCCACCTGGAACGGGCCGTGCCGGCGGAAACGACCCTGGGTGGCAAGCCGGCCCGGGGGTATGCCTCCGTGACCCTGCACCGACCCTCCAACGTGGACGACCCCGCCGTGTTCAAGGGCCTGCTGGACACCCTGGACCGGGTGGCGGAACGCATGGACGTGGTATTCCCCATCCATCCCCGCACCCGGGCCACGGCGGAGAAGTTCGGTTTTTCCCCGCTGCTGGATCGCCCCGGCATCCGCCTGCTGCCGCCCCAGGGCTACCTGGAGATGCTGGGCCTGACCCGGGACGCCACCGTGGTCATCACCGATTCCGGCGGCCTCCAGGAGGAAACCACCGCCCTGGGGGTGCCCTGCATCACCGTGCGGGACAACACCGAGCGGCCCATTACCCTCACCGAGGGCACCAACACCCTCACCGGCCCCGACCCGGACAAAATCTGGCCCGTGTTCGAGGAGGTGCTGGCCACCGGCGGCAAGCGGGGACGCATCCCGGAATTCTGGGACGGCCAGGCGGCGGTGCGCATCGCCGGTTTTCTGCGGGGCTGGCTGGATAAACGAAACTGAGACTGGACCAGGAAGGCGACGCAAAGACATGTGCGGCATCACCGGCATCTTCGACCTGCGCGGCCAGCGCCCCATCGACCGGGACGTGATGCAGCGCATCAACGACATGCAATGGCACCGGGGACCGGACGAGTCCGGCCTGTACCTGGAACCGGGCCTGGGCTTCGGCCACCGGCGCCTGTCCATCATCGACATCGCCGCCGGCCAGCAGCCCATGTTCAACGAGGACGGCACTGTGGCCGTGGTGTTCAACGGCGAGATCTACAACTTCGTCGACCTGATCCCCGAACTCACCGCCCTGGGCCATACCTTCAAGACCCGCTCGGATACGGAAACCATCGTCCACGCCTGGGAGCAGTGGGGCGTGGACTGCGTGCACCACTTCAGGGGCATGTTCGCCTTCGCCCTGTGGGACAGGAACCAGCAGGTATTCTTCATGGCCCGGGACCGCCTGGGGGTGAAGCCCCTGCACTACGCCGTCACGGACGAAGGCTTCCTGGTGTTCGGCTCCGAACTCAAGACCCTCACCGCCTGGCCCGGCTTCCGCCGGGACATCGACGACGAGGCGGTGGAGGACTACTTCGGCTACGGCTACGTGCCCGAGCCCCGCACCATCTACAAGTCGGCCCTGAAGATGCCCCCCGGCCACCGCCTCCTGATCCGCCGGGGCCAGCCCGTGACGGCCCCCGAGGAATACTGGGACGTGCCCTTCCAATCGGTGGGCGCCCTCAGCCTGGAGGCCGCCGAATCCGAATTCATCGAGCGCTTCCGGGAGGCCGTGAAGATCCGCATGGTGGCCGAGGTACCCCTGGGGGCCTTCCTCTCCGGCGGTGTGGATTCCTCCGCCGTGGTGGCCATGATGGCGGGCCTGTCCAGCCAGCCCGTAAAGACCTGCTCCATCGCCTTCCCGGACCCCAAGTACGACGAATCCGCCTACGCCAAGCAGGTGGCGGACCGCTACCGCACCGACCACCACATCAATATGGTGGAGTCCGACGACATCAGCCTCGTCGATGAACTGGCCCGGCTCTACGACGAGCCCTACGCCGACTCCTCCGCCATGCCCACCTACCGGGTCTGCCAGCTGGCGCGCAAGGACGTCACCGTGGCCCTGTCCGGTGACGGCGGCGACGAGAACTTCGCCGGCTACCGCCGCTACCGCTGGCACTCCTACGAGGAGCGCATGCGCCACCTGCTGCCCTACGGGATGCGCAAGCCCCTGTTCGGCTTCCTGGGCAGCACCTATCCCAAGGCGGACTGGGCTCCCAAGGTGCTACGCGCCAAGACAACCTTCCAGGCCATGGCCCGGGACACGGTGGAAGGCTATTTCCACGGCGTTTCGGTCATGGGGGACGATCTGCGCGACAAGGTCTACAGCGCCGCCTTCAGGAAGCGCCTGAACGGCTACCGGGCGGTGGAGGTATTGCGCCGCCACCACGCCCACTCCCCCGTGCGGGACGGCGATGCCGTATCCCAGGTGCAGTACCTGGACATGAAAACCTACATGGTGGGGGACATCCTCACCAAGGTAGACCGGGCCAGCATGGCCCACGCCCTGGAGGTACGGGTGCCCTTCCTGGACCACAAGCTCATGGAATGGGTCTCCGGCCTGCCGGTGGACTACAAGCTCCACGGCACGGAGGGCAAGTACATGCTCAAGAAGGCCCTGGAACCCCACCTGCCCCACGACATCATGTACCGGCGCAAGATGGGCTTCTCCATTCCCCTGGCGGAGTGGTTCCGGGGGCCGCTGAAGGACAAGTTGTATACCGCGTTAACCTCCCAGCGCATGGCCGACACGGGCCTGTTCGACATGGCCTTCCTCAAGCGCATGGCCGATGACCATGCCAAGGGGGTACGGGACTACAGCGCCTCCCTGTGGTCCCTGTACATGTTCGAGGCCTTTCTGCGACACCAGGAATCGTCCGGTTCGGCCACCTGATCAGCCGTTTCCATGCCCATTCCCACGTTTGCAAACATACGAATCGACGAGAATAAGTTGACCGGTTATGTCCTCAACCTCAACCACCCCGAAGGCCGGCACAAGGCACGCGTGTTCAGGTCGGCCCTGGGGCTGACCATCTCGGACGCGCCCTGGCTGGCTCAGGCCATAAAGCTTGCATTGCCCGAAACCAGGATGGCATTGCAGTCCCAGTCCGAGTGGGGGTCCATTTACCGTTCGGACATCCTGCTGCATCGTGGCAACCGTTGCGCCAAAGTCCGCACCGCTTGGTTGTGCACTGACCAGGAAACTAGACTGGTCACCTGTTTTGTCATTGGAGAATGCGATGAAAACACTTGATGTGGTCGCCACCCTGGAGGACATGCCAGCCAAGCGCCTCACGAAGGGGCAGGTCGGCACCATCGTCGAGACCCTGGGATCAGGCATGTATCTCGTGGAATTCGCCGATCTGAATGGCATCGCCTACGCCATTGAGCCGATTCCCGGCGACAAGCTCATGGCACTTCGACACGCCCCGGCCATGGCCGCATAACCATACAAATTCGTTCATGACCCTGCGCATCCTCCACGTCTTCGACCACTCCCTGCCCCTGCATTCCGGCTACACCTTCCGCAGCGCCAATATCCTGCGGGGCCAGCGCCGCCTGGGCTGGGAAACCTTCCACCTCACCAGTCCCAAGCATTTGAACCCCAAGGGCCTGGAAGAAGAGGCCGATGGCCTGCGGTTCTATCGCACGCCCCAACCCGATGGCCTGGCCAGCAAGCTGCCGGTGGTGAACCAGTGGGCCCTGATGGAAGCCACGGAAATCCGCCTCATGGACCTGGCCAAGCAACTGCGACCGGACATCATTCACGCCCATTCCCCCGTCCTGAATGCCTGGCCCGCCATCCACGTGGGCCGTGCCCTGGGCATTCCCGCTGTCTATGAAATCCGCGCCTTCTGGGAAGACGCCGCCGTGGACCACGGCACCCAGAAGGAAGGTGGCCTGCGCTACCGTCTAACCAAGACCATGGAGACCCGGGCCGTGCGTGCCGCCAGCCAGGTGGTCACCATCTGCCAGGGCCTGCGGGGCGACCTGATATCCCGGGGCATCCCCAGCGACATGATCGGCGTGGTGCCCAACGCCGTGGACATCGATCACTTCCAGCTCAGCGCCGGCCCCGACCCCGAGTTGAAGGCCAAACTGGGCCTGGAGGGCTGTCGGGTGATCGGCTTCCTGGGCTCCTTCTACGCCTACGAGGGCCTGGACCTGCTGCTGGCCGCCCTGCCGAATATCCTGGAGCAGGCGCCGGACGTGCGCGTGCTGCTGGTGGGCGGCGGCCCCCAGGAGGCCAACCTCAAGGCCCAGGCGCAAAGCATGGGCCTGGCCGACAAGGTGGTGTTCGTGGGCCGGGTGCCCCACGCCGAAGTGAGCCGCTACTACGACCTGGTGGACCTGCTGGCCTATCCCCGCCACGCCATGCGCCTCACCGACCTGGTCACCCCCTTGAAGCCCCTGGAGGCCATGGCCCAGGGCCACCTGCTCATCGCCTCCGACGTGGGCGGCCACAAGGAACTCATCGAGGATGGCGCCACCGGCTTCCTGTTCCGCGCCGAGGACCAGGTGGACCTGGCCCGCAAGGCCCTGGAAGCCCTGAACCTGCCCGACCGGGGTACGGCCATCCGCGCCAACGGCCGGCGCTTCGTGGAAGAAGTGCGCAACTGGGACAACAGCATCGCCAACTACAAGGCCATCTACGGCAGGGCATTGGGGCGGGATTTATGAACCTCAACACCGACCATCTGGCGCGCTGCATCCGCACCCTGGAATCGTCCCTGGCGCTGCTGGACAAGGCGGAACCGGAAAGCATCGACTACGAGGTATACCGCAACGCCGTGGTCAAAGGGTTCGAACTCGTGTTGGAAACCTCCGGCAAATTGTTGCGCAAAGCCCTCAAAGCCTACGGCGGCAGTCCCAAGGCCGTGGATGAACTGTTCTACAAGGACGTCCCGCGCCATGCGGGCAAGCATGGCCTGCTTACACCGGAGGCCATCCAGCGCTGGTTTGCCTACCGCGACAACCGCAACAGCACCGCCCATGATTATGGCGAGGGGTTCGCGAAGAAGACGCTAGCGCTCATGCCGGACTTCATGGCGGATGCGCGCAATCTGGAAACCACGCTACGTAAGCGATTCGGGGGCACGGATGGCGAAGCTTGATCTGCCCGAGCATTGCCGGCTCCAACTCGTCCCGCTGTTCGAGCAACATGTGCCGGGGGCGGAAGTGTGGGCCTATGGTAGCCGGGTCAGAGGCCAGTCCCATGCGTCCAGCGACCTGGACCTGGTGGTGCGCAATCCGGCCGACCTGAGCCAATCACAGACGCGGCAGGTGATCGGGCTGCGAGAAGCCATCCGCGAAAGCAATCTGCCCATCCTGGTGGACGTGTTGGACTGGGCCAACATCCCCCCGCCATTCCGTGGCGAGATCGAACGGGCTCATGTGGTCATCTATGCGCCGAGCAAGACCAAGAACCAAGTCCGGCACAAGCCACCACAGGGCTTGAATGAACTTGGCGGTAGCGAGCCGCGGGCCGAGGAAATTCCCCGTCGCCGCGAAACCGGGGATGATCGGCAGGACGAGGAGCAGCATGCCCCCCGCCGATAACAACCCTCATGCCGGCACCCCTGCCCTCAGGCCACCGGGTGGAGTCCTTTGCCGTAGGGCCATGAAGCCACGGTTGAGCCACATCAGGGAACTGCCTTGACCATCGAACCCCGCCTCATCGTCTTCTCCAGCCTGTTCCCCAACGCGGTCCAGCCCACGGCCGGGCTGTTCATCCGCGAACGCATGTTCCGCGTGGGCAAGCAGTTGCCCCTGGTGGTGGTCTCCCCCAAGCCCTGGTTTCCCGGCCAGGGACTCATTCGCCTGTTCCGGCCTCACTACCGCCCCATGCCCGCCCGGATGGAAGTCCAGTCCGGCTTTGAAGTGCACTTCCCCCGCTTCCTGGCCATTCCCGGCCTGTTCCGGGGCCTGGACAGCCTGTTCATGGCCCTGGCCAGCTATTCCACCCTGCGCCGCCTCAAGGCCCGGGGCCACAACCTCATCGACGCCCACTTCGCCTACCCGGACGGCCACGCCGCCACCAAGCTTGGCCGCTGGCTGGGCCTGCCCGTCACCGTCACCCTGCGGGGCACGGAAATGCCCCAGAGCCGCAACCCCGCCCTGGTACCCAGGCTGCGGGAGGTGTTCCGGGACGCCGGCAAGGTCATCACCGTCTCCGATTCCCTGCGCCGCCTGGCTCTTTCCCTGGGCCTTTCCGAAGACCGGGGCCAGGTGGTGGGCAACGGCGTGGACGCGGACAAGTTCGCCCCCGTACCTCGTCAGGAAGCCCGTACCCGCTACCACCTGCCCGAAAACGCCAAGGTGCTCATCACCGTGGGCGGCCTGGTGGAGCGCAAGGGCTTCCACCGCGTCATCGCCTGCCTGCCGGCGTTGCTGAAGGCCCACCCGGACCTGCACTACCTGGTGGTAGGCGGCCCCTGCCCCGAGGGCGACATGAGCCAGGCGCTGAAGGATCAAGCCGCTAACCTGGGCCTGGCCGATCGGGTGCACTTTCTGGGCTCCATTCCCCCCGCCGAACTGAAATGGCCCCTCTCCGCCGCCGACGTCTTCGTCCTCTCCACCCGCAACGAGGGCTGGGCCAACGTCATCCTGGAGGCCATGGCCTGCGGCCTGCCCGTGGTGGCCACCGACGTGGGCGGCAACGCCGAGGTGGTGAGCCGACCGGATCTGGGCGAGATCGTGCCTTTCGACGACCATGCCGCCCTCACCCAGGCCATGGGCCGGGCGCTGGCGAAGGTGTGGGATGCATCCGCGCTCCGCGCTTATGCGGAAGAAAATAGTTGGGATAATCGGATGGAAACACTTGCCCACATTTTCACGAGCACACTTCTGTCCCACCAGGGAACCGGCAAGAAACCGCCCATTGCGAACTCTGAAGCACGAGTCGATACATGCCATGACTGACCCGAATACCCCCTCCACGCCACCGGAGTTGGAAGTACTAGTCAGACAGCGCCTGGAAACCTTTCCGGAGCTGGCGTTTGCCGTATTGGTGGGTAGCCGTGCGAAGGGCACGGCACACGCGGGCAGCGACTGGGATATCGCGCTCCAATGGAACCCCCGGCCCGATTGGTTCGCGCAACTCGCGGCCCAGGAAACCTTGCGTCACGAAATTGCGAACATCCTGCAAGTCCCGCCGGAACACATTGATTTGATCGACCTCGCCCGCGCCAGCCTTGCGATGCGTGCCAACGTCGCCGAAGAAGGCCGGCTCCTGGCAGGGGGGGCCGGACTTGCATGGTTTCGCTTCCTGACCAGGACTTGGCGCGAACTTGAAGACCATTACTGGGAACGTAGCCATGCGGCTTGACCTCTACCAAGCCGAAAC
Protein-coding sequences here:
- the aroB gene encoding 3-dehydroquinate synthase, producing the protein MQTLSVDLGDRSYPIHIGPGLLDQAGLVLPLLKQKRAVIVTNTTVGPLYLERFSQTLRNAGVLVDSVVLPDGEAYKSWETLNLIFDALLTQRAERKTTLVALGGGVIGDLTGFAAACYQRGMPFIQVPTTLLAQVDSSVGGKTGINHPLGKNMIGAFYQPQLVLADTDTLKTLPDRELSAGLAEVIKYGLIRDAAFFAWLEANMDRLVSRDTEALIYAIRRSCEHKAEVVAADERESGQRALLNLGHTFGHAIEAGMGYGVWLHGEGVSAGTMLAADLSWRMGLINQADVDRMAALFRRAGLPTVAPDLGEAAYMEYMGVDKKVEGGKIRFVLFKHLGEAFVSGDYDPAALKATLTEAVARG
- the xrtA gene encoding exosortase A, with amino-acid sequence MNQAIRDWWKTLALIALVWTGLFALLHPTGANMVAIWERSETYAHGYIVLPIALWLVWRKRHLLMSTQAAPDLRLLVLAIGAAGLWLAARLMSVNVVEQYAFVGLLIVATWMLVGTKTSRAMLFPLAYLLLMVPNGDNFMPALMDFTADFTVFMVRLIGLPVYRDGTFFSLPSGDWSVVEGCSGIRYIISSVTLGLLYAYLTYRTPWKRFAFAVASFVVPIIANGMRATLIVLIAHYSDMTMALGVDHFIYGWVWFGIVMLIMFAVGNIWREDTLDEEHHAPPAISPKRAIVPAGVLLAVVALFPMYESHLSNREPLPSPLARVTPPADWTETSTPVTEWTPNWAGLDDQRILHLQQGDDRVMLFLGWYGAQRQGSELVNFDNQLVPQKHPIWRKPTETGRVVEIGGQSLDLRQAKVDSLVQNQKMMVWYWNRMAGESTTSAARIKVALGLRTLGGTDDAGAVVIIAAPYQERPETAEAVLRRFVADLQPSINPVLDHRGP
- a CDS encoding TIGR03088 family PEP-CTERM/XrtA system glycosyltransferase, which encodes MTDTRPLIAHVVYHFGTGGMENGMVNLFNHLPPERFRHMVISLAGYGDFRHRITAQEVAFHDLGKRPGHDYSWMARLYRQLRQHRPAILHTRNLNALEAQFVGAACRVPGRVHGEHGRDMSDIDGRNWKYNLLRRAGRRVVHRYIAVSRDLEGWLKNTVHVPAPRITQIYNGVDQKRFHPRGDESRPEVGPDGFFDGATCVIGSLGRMVAVKDYPTLTKAFIQLCQRAADPHGLRLVIVGNGPAMAECQALLHAAGLGGQACFPGDRTDTPDWLRAMDVFVLPSLGEGISNTILEAMATGLPIVATRVGGTPELVRQGENGSMWSPGDVTGLANLLAGYVADPARRKEEGRAARQRVEQTFSWYRAAASYQAVYENLLSKKP
- the wecB gene encoding UDP-N-acetylglucosamine 2-epimerase (non-hydrolyzing), which produces MTEILCIVGARPNFMKIAPIMAAFADQGIRAKLVHTGQHYDPAMSDSFFEQLGIPRPDVNLEVGSASHAVQTAEIMRAFEPVLDLEKPKAVLVVGDVNSTIACALVAAKKGVKVIHVEAGLRSYDRGMPEEINRVLTDQISDLLFTTEREALANLQKEGIAAERVHFVGNVMIDTLLGHLERAVPAETTLGGKPARGYASVTLHRPSNVDDPAVFKGLLDTLDRVAERMDVVFPIHPRTRATAEKFGFSPLLDRPGIRLLPPQGYLEMLGLTRDATVVITDSGGLQEETTALGVPCITVRDNTERPITLTEGTNTLTGPDPDKIWPVFEEVLATGGKRGRIPEFWDGQAAVRIAGFLRGWLDKRN
- a CDS encoding amidotransferase 1, exosortase A system-associated, with the translated sequence MCGITGIFDLRGQRPIDRDVMQRINDMQWHRGPDESGLYLEPGLGFGHRRLSIIDIAAGQQPMFNEDGTVAVVFNGEIYNFVDLIPELTALGHTFKTRSDTETIVHAWEQWGVDCVHHFRGMFAFALWDRNQQVFFMARDRLGVKPLHYAVTDEGFLVFGSELKTLTAWPGFRRDIDDEAVEDYFGYGYVPEPRTIYKSALKMPPGHRLLIRRGQPVTAPEEYWDVPFQSVGALSLEAAESEFIERFREAVKIRMVAEVPLGAFLSGGVDSSAVVAMMAGLSSQPVKTCSIAFPDPKYDESAYAKQVADRYRTDHHINMVESDDISLVDELARLYDEPYADSSAMPTYRVCQLARKDVTVALSGDGGDENFAGYRRYRWHSYEERMRHLLPYGMRKPLFGFLGSTYPKADWAPKVLRAKTTFQAMARDTVEGYFHGVSVMGDDLRDKVYSAAFRKRLNGYRAVEVLRRHHAHSPVRDGDAVSQVQYLDMKTYMVGDILTKVDRASMAHALEVRVPFLDHKLMEWVSGLPVDYKLHGTEGKYMLKKALEPHLPHDIMYRRKMGFSIPLAEWFRGPLKDKLYTALTSQRMADTGLFDMAFLKRMADDHAKGVRDYSASLWSLYMFEAFLRHQESSGSAT
- a CDS encoding DUF4926 domain-containing protein; this encodes MKTLDVVATLEDMPAKRLTKGQVGTIVETLGSGMYLVEFADLNGIAYAIEPIPGDKLMALRHAPAMAA
- a CDS encoding glycosyltransferase, exosortase A system-associated, coding for MRILHVFDHSLPLHSGYTFRSANILRGQRRLGWETFHLTSPKHLNPKGLEEEADGLRFYRTPQPDGLASKLPVVNQWALMEATEIRLMDLAKQLRPDIIHAHSPVLNAWPAIHVGRALGIPAVYEIRAFWEDAAVDHGTQKEGGLRYRLTKTMETRAVRAASQVVTICQGLRGDLISRGIPSDMIGVVPNAVDIDHFQLSAGPDPELKAKLGLEGCRVIGFLGSFYAYEGLDLLLAALPNILEQAPDVRVLLVGGGPQEANLKAQAQSMGLADKVVFVGRVPHAEVSRYYDLVDLLAYPRHAMRLTDLVTPLKPLEAMAQGHLLIASDVGGHKELIEDGATGFLFRAEDQVDLARKALEALNLPDRGTAIRANGRRFVEEVRNWDNSIANYKAIYGRALGRDL
- a CDS encoding nucleotidyltransferase substrate binding protein; translated protein: MNLNTDHLARCIRTLESSLALLDKAEPESIDYEVYRNAVVKGFELVLETSGKLLRKALKAYGGSPKAVDELFYKDVPRHAGKHGLLTPEAIQRWFAYRDNRNSTAHDYGEGFAKKTLALMPDFMADARNLETTLRKRFGGTDGEA
- a CDS encoding nucleotidyltransferase domain-containing protein, with the protein product MAKLDLPEHCRLQLVPLFEQHVPGAEVWAYGSRVRGQSHASSDLDLVVRNPADLSQSQTRQVIGLREAIRESNLPILVDVLDWANIPPPFRGEIERAHVVIYAPSKTKNQVRHKPPQGLNELGGSEPRAEEIPRRRETGDDRQDEEQHAPRR
- a CDS encoding glycosyltransferase; its protein translation is MTIEPRLIVFSSLFPNAVQPTAGLFIRERMFRVGKQLPLVVVSPKPWFPGQGLIRLFRPHYRPMPARMEVQSGFEVHFPRFLAIPGLFRGLDSLFMALASYSTLRRLKARGHNLIDAHFAYPDGHAATKLGRWLGLPVTVTLRGTEMPQSRNPALVPRLREVFRDAGKVITVSDSLRRLALSLGLSEDRGQVVGNGVDADKFAPVPRQEARTRYHLPENAKVLITVGGLVERKGFHRVIACLPALLKAHPDLHYLVVGGPCPEGDMSQALKDQAANLGLADRVHFLGSIPPAELKWPLSAADVFVLSTRNEGWANVILEAMACGLPVVATDVGGNAEVVSRPDLGEIVPFDDHAALTQAMGRALAKVWDASALRAYAEENSWDNRMETLAHIFTSTLLSHQGTGKKPPIANSEARVDTCHD